In one window of Pseudomonas chlororaphis subsp. chlororaphis DNA:
- a CDS encoding efflux transporter outer membrane subunit: MNNLLRFPTLAFTAALLAACAAPTLPPAVEAPAGRFVNAPQIPAAGIAEQWWTLYHDPLLDRLVARALEENLDLQIALARIDASRALRGVAAAGASPELNLGASAARQRISADQAGFSEPLMTEPLSLGLDASWEIDLFGRIREGVRAADADLQASAEEARGVKVALVTEVVQAYAQARGLEERLSIVRQNAESQSRTLQLTEQLYAAGSSPQADLLRARSQSESTAAQVPALQLEWQRSLHRLAVLLAQPSEALYQQFAASPTQLSEVDLVDAGTPADLLRRRPDIRAAEARLIAAYARVGVAKADLLPRLSLSAALGSLVDGVSAANLASSTFWLAGINASMPLLDGGRRRAVVELRDAEGRQALLGYRRTVLGAVAEVESALAAARRNAESQQHLASAAAQASSAAQQIQRSWAAGEAPFLDVLQAQRVELTAQNALSRIKTAQLQNQAVLVRALGG, from the coding sequence ATGAATAACCTGCTGCGTTTTCCCACCCTGGCCTTTACCGCGGCGCTGCTTGCGGCCTGCGCCGCACCGACCTTGCCACCGGCTGTCGAGGCGCCCGCCGGGCGTTTCGTCAATGCGCCGCAAATACCGGCGGCGGGCATTGCCGAGCAATGGTGGACGCTGTACCACGACCCCTTGCTCGACCGCCTGGTGGCGCGGGCGCTGGAGGAAAACCTCGACCTGCAGATTGCCCTGGCGCGGATCGATGCCAGTCGTGCCTTGCGCGGCGTCGCGGCCGCCGGCGCGAGCCCTGAGCTGAACCTGGGGGCCAGCGCCGCCCGGCAACGGATCTCGGCGGACCAGGCCGGGTTCAGCGAACCCTTGATGACCGAGCCGCTGAGCCTGGGTCTCGACGCCTCCTGGGAGATCGACCTGTTCGGGCGGATTCGCGAAGGTGTGCGGGCCGCCGATGCCGACCTGCAGGCCAGCGCGGAAGAAGCGCGCGGGGTCAAGGTGGCGCTGGTCACCGAGGTGGTGCAGGCCTATGCCCAGGCGCGGGGGCTGGAAGAGCGCCTGAGCATCGTGCGGCAGAACGCCGAGAGCCAGAGCCGCACCCTGCAACTGACCGAGCAGCTGTATGCGGCAGGCAGCAGCCCGCAGGCCGATCTGCTGCGGGCGCGTTCCCAGTCGGAATCCACTGCGGCCCAGGTGCCGGCCCTGCAACTGGAGTGGCAGCGCTCGTTGCACCGCCTGGCAGTGCTGCTGGCGCAGCCGAGCGAGGCGCTGTACCAACAGTTCGCCGCCAGCCCGACGCAACTGAGCGAGGTGGATCTGGTGGATGCCGGCACCCCGGCCGACCTGCTGCGTCGGCGCCCCGACATCCGCGCTGCCGAGGCCCGGCTGATCGCTGCCTACGCGCGGGTCGGGGTGGCCAAGGCCGACCTGCTGCCGCGCCTGAGCCTGTCGGCGGCCCTGGGCTCGCTGGTCGACGGTGTCAGCGCCGCGAACCTGGCCAGTTCGACTTTCTGGCTGGCCGGTATCAATGCCAGCATGCCGCTGCTGGACGGCGGACGCCGGCGCGCGGTGGTGGAGCTGCGCGATGCCGAGGGGCGCCAGGCCTTGCTCGGCTATCGCCGTACCGTGCTCGGCGCGGTGGCGGAAGTCGAGTCGGCCCTCGCCGCAGCCCGGCGCAATGCCGAGAGCCAGCAGCATCTGGCCAGTGCCGCGGCGCAGGCCAGTTCGGCGGCGCAGCAGATCCAGCGTTCCTGGGCCGCCGGTGAGGCGCCGTTTCTCGATGTGCTGCAGGCCCAGCGCGTCGAGCTCACGGCGCAGAACGCGCTGTCGCGGATCAAGACCGCGCAATTGCAGAACCAGGCTGTGCTGGTGCGGGCGCTCGGTGGTTGA
- a CDS encoding diguanylate cyclase yields MACVPFNGGDLALTPHNGGKGLSLARRLYKTRILGLALGFFCVAAGIYPLHPSPWVWAFMSFNAFIWPHLAYQWARCSPVPFRGEHRNLLVDAFLGGFWVAAMHFNPLPTTTTLSLMAMNNIALGGVPFFLAGCLAQMLGVALGLLLFGIGFEAQTSALQLYACLPMLTLYPLALGFICYQQANVLSRHKRELLALSRTDSLSGLLNHGAWKDQLEIEFQRCRRQGTNPNQGGAIALIDIDHFKAINDTYGHVAGDIVLRQLSKLLKQNLRISDLAGRYGGDEFCVILPDVPLEHAAELMEALRCRFGGLGYEQSPALEVSLSIGLAAYSPDHSDALDWLNDADQALYEAKTTGRNKVSCRRGGCSSKVLLNSL; encoded by the coding sequence ATGGCTTGCGTACCGTTCAACGGAGGCGACTTGGCCTTGACGCCGCACAACGGAGGAAAGGGACTTTCACTGGCCAGGAGGCTGTACAAAACGCGAATTCTAGGGCTGGCCCTGGGGTTCTTCTGCGTGGCCGCGGGCATATACCCGCTGCATCCATCGCCCTGGGTCTGGGCGTTCATGTCGTTCAACGCGTTCATCTGGCCGCACCTGGCGTACCAGTGGGCGCGCTGCTCGCCAGTGCCGTTTCGTGGCGAGCATCGCAACCTGCTGGTGGATGCCTTCCTCGGCGGGTTCTGGGTGGCGGCCATGCATTTCAATCCGCTGCCGACCACCACCACCCTGTCGTTGATGGCGATGAACAATATCGCCCTGGGTGGCGTGCCCTTTTTCCTGGCCGGTTGTCTGGCGCAGATGCTGGGAGTCGCGCTCGGGCTGCTGCTGTTCGGCATCGGGTTCGAGGCCCAGACCAGTGCGCTGCAGCTCTATGCCTGCTTGCCGATGCTGACCCTGTATCCGCTGGCCCTGGGGTTTATCTGCTACCAGCAGGCCAATGTCCTGTCTCGGCACAAGCGCGAATTGCTGGCCCTGAGCCGCACCGACAGCCTGTCGGGCCTGCTCAACCACGGGGCCTGGAAGGACCAGCTGGAAATCGAGTTCCAGCGTTGTCGGCGCCAGGGGACGAACCCGAACCAGGGCGGCGCCATCGCGCTGATCGACATCGATCATTTCAAGGCCATCAACGACACCTACGGCCATGTCGCCGGCGACATCGTGTTGCGCCAGCTGAGCAAGCTGCTCAAGCAGAACCTGCGGATCAGCGACCTGGCCGGGCGTTATGGCGGCGACGAGTTCTGCGTGATCCTGCCGGACGTGCCGCTGGAGCATGCCGCCGAACTGATGGAGGCTTTGCGTTGCCGTTTCGGCGGATTGGGCTATGAGCAGAGCCCGGCCCTGGAGGTCAGCCTGAGCATCGGCCTGGCCGCCTATTCCCCGGACCATAGCGATGCCCTGGACTGGTTGAACGATGCCGACCAGGCCTTGTACGAGGCGAAGACCACCGGCCGCAACAAGGTCAGCTGCCGCCGCGGCGGCTGCTCGTCGAAGGTCCTGCTGAACTCCTTGTAA
- a CDS encoding addiction module antidote protein, with amino-acid sequence MSDTLLAFDIAALLDSDQAISEYLSQVLADGDTDELIRALGHVARARGMTQIAKATGQGRASLYKAFAPGAKPRFDTVVKVMRALGLQLCTTVSRG; translated from the coding sequence ATGTCCGACACACTGCTTGCCTTCGACATCGCCGCCCTGCTCGACAGCGACCAGGCGATCAGCGAATACCTGTCCCAGGTCCTGGCCGATGGCGATACCGATGAACTGATCCGCGCCCTGGGCCATGTCGCCAGGGCGCGGGGCATGACGCAGATTGCCAAGGCCACCGGCCAGGGCCGGGCCAGCCTCTACAAGGCTTTTGCCCCGGGCGCCAAGCCGCGCTTCGATACCGTGGTCAAGGTCATGCGCGCGCTGGGCCTGCAGCTGTGCACCACCGTGTCCCGAGGCTGA
- a CDS encoding efflux RND transporter permease subunit encodes MNLGKISVEQPVLAIVLSIVLMIVGGLAYLILPTSEYPDIAPPTVVVQATYPGASAQTVAETLAIPLEQEVNGVEDMLYMYSQATSDGSLNLTVTFKSGTDVDKAQVLVQNRVALATPRLPEPVQRSGVSVRKSSPTQLSTIFISSPKGTYDQLYVSNFAIRTVADTLKRIDGVGDINPLGAREYSMRIWLDPERVASFNLTPADIIAAVRAQNTQVAGGVIAQPPVASQAFQPNLIFEGRLKEPADFDNIVIKSGSAGRLVRLKDVARTEIAGLAYVNNTYYLRHPAIGLQVLQRPGANALATMKVVEQTMQDLSKEFPEGIEYSIGYNPTAFIADSIGELGKTIYEAVILVVLVILVFLQGWRPSIIPILAIPVSLVGTFAVMAMLGYSINNLTLFGLVLAVGIVVDNAIVVVENVERHLAEGKSPLQATLITMQEIGGALVAITLVLCAVFIPTAFIPGISGEFFRQFGITIAVATAISLFNSVTLSPALAAMILRRHDPKAHQTPRRGVAGLLKRAAEGFNRGFLKLSVGYAGSVRALVARTPLMLAIYAVLIAATAYLLVSTPKGFIPAQDRGYLVVIVQLPEGAALERTNEISRQIEAIALQVPGVDRVPTFSGFSMVTGTSSSNSSGLAPVFEPWSKRKLRGLTSDKIAADLRERLKVVSGASVIVATPPPVQGLGSTGGFSMRLQDRAGLGSQALAKATEQLIAAANATQGMTGVYSPFSARTPQVFVELDRERAEMLGVPSSQINQAIETYFGSTYINDFNLVGRTYRVTAQADLSYRVTPEDLARVKVRNEAGDMVPIASVTRLHESLGVERFPRYNLFPTAEINGDTLPGLGSDFALQTMERLAGQTLPAGITYQWTDLSYQQTTAGNMGLLVFPLCVIFVYLVLAAQYGSWSLPLAILLIVPMCLLAAAGGVRLMGLDINILTQIGFIVLVGLAAKNAILIVEVARQQEQDGQGIVDAVVEACRLRLRPILMTSLAFILGVLPLVLSEGAGSEMRQAVGSAVFFGMIGVTLFGLLFTPIFYVLIRRLAGGERRSQDLSSVSASGVVHE; translated from the coding sequence ATGAACCTGGGGAAAATCTCCGTCGAACAGCCGGTGCTGGCGATCGTGCTGTCCATCGTGCTGATGATCGTCGGCGGCCTGGCCTACCTGATCCTGCCGACATCCGAGTACCCGGACATCGCGCCGCCCACCGTGGTGGTGCAGGCAACCTACCCGGGCGCGTCGGCGCAGACCGTCGCCGAGACCCTGGCGATCCCCCTCGAACAGGAGGTCAACGGCGTCGAGGACATGCTCTACATGTACAGCCAGGCGACCTCCGATGGCAGCCTCAACCTGACCGTGACGTTCAAGAGCGGCACCGATGTCGACAAGGCCCAGGTGCTGGTGCAGAACCGCGTGGCCCTGGCCACGCCGCGCCTGCCGGAGCCGGTACAGCGCAGCGGCGTGTCGGTACGCAAATCGTCGCCGACCCAGCTGTCGACCATCTTCATTTCCTCGCCCAAGGGCACCTACGACCAGCTCTACGTTTCCAACTTCGCCATCCGGACCGTCGCCGATACCCTCAAGCGCATCGACGGCGTGGGCGACATCAATCCGCTGGGCGCCCGTGAATACTCCATGCGCATCTGGCTCGACCCGGAGCGCGTGGCGTCCTTCAACCTGACGCCGGCGGACATCATTGCCGCGGTGCGTGCGCAGAACACCCAGGTGGCGGGCGGGGTGATCGCGCAACCGCCGGTGGCGTCCCAGGCCTTCCAGCCGAACCTGATTTTCGAAGGCCGCCTGAAAGAGCCGGCGGATTTCGACAACATCGTCATCAAGTCCGGCAGCGCCGGGCGCCTGGTGCGCCTGAAGGATGTGGCGCGCACCGAAATCGCCGGCCTGGCCTACGTCAACAACACCTATTACCTGCGCCACCCGGCCATCGGCTTGCAGGTGTTGCAACGTCCCGGCGCCAATGCCCTGGCCACCATGAAGGTGGTCGAGCAGACCATGCAGGACCTGAGCAAGGAATTCCCCGAAGGCATCGAGTACAGCATTGGCTACAACCCCACCGCGTTCATCGCCGACAGCATCGGCGAGCTGGGCAAGACCATCTACGAGGCGGTGATCCTGGTGGTGCTGGTGATCCTGGTATTCCTGCAAGGCTGGCGTCCATCGATCATCCCGATCCTGGCGATTCCGGTGTCGCTGGTGGGCACCTTCGCGGTCATGGCCATGCTCGGTTACTCGATCAACAACCTGACCCTGTTCGGCCTGGTGCTGGCGGTGGGCATCGTGGTCGACAACGCCATCGTCGTGGTGGAAAACGTCGAGCGCCATCTGGCCGAAGGCAAGAGCCCGTTGCAGGCCACGCTGATCACCATGCAGGAGATTGGCGGCGCGCTGGTGGCGATCACTCTGGTGCTCTGCGCGGTGTTCATTCCCACGGCGTTCATTCCGGGGATCTCCGGTGAGTTCTTCCGCCAGTTCGGCATCACCATCGCGGTGGCCACGGCGATCTCGCTGTTCAACTCGGTGACCCTGTCGCCAGCGCTGGCGGCGATGATTCTGCGACGCCACGACCCCAAGGCGCATCAAACGCCACGGCGCGGTGTGGCCGGCCTGCTCAAGCGCGCAGCGGAGGGCTTCAACCGCGGCTTCCTCAAGCTTTCGGTGGGCTATGCCGGCAGCGTGCGGGCCCTGGTGGCGCGGACTCCATTGATGCTGGCGATCTACGCGGTATTGATCGCGGCCACCGCCTACCTGCTGGTGTCCACGCCCAAGGGCTTCATTCCGGCCCAGGACCGCGGTTACCTGGTGGTGATCGTGCAACTGCCGGAAGGCGCTGCGCTGGAGCGCACCAATGAGATTTCCCGGCAGATCGAAGCCATCGCCCTGCAAGTGCCGGGTGTCGACCGGGTGCCGACGTTCTCCGGGTTCTCCATGGTCACCGGCACCAGTTCTTCCAACTCGTCCGGCCTGGCGCCGGTGTTCGAGCCCTGGTCCAAGCGCAAGCTGCGCGGCCTGACCTCGGACAAGATCGCCGCCGACCTGCGTGAGCGCCTGAAAGTGGTCAGCGGCGCGTCGGTGATTGTCGCCACGCCGCCTCCGGTCCAGGGCCTGGGCAGCACCGGCGGCTTCTCCATGCGCCTGCAGGACCGTGCCGGCCTGGGCAGCCAGGCCCTGGCCAAGGCCACCGAGCAACTGATCGCCGCGGCCAATGCGACCCAGGGCATGACCGGTGTCTACTCGCCGTTCTCGGCCCGTACGCCGCAGGTGTTCGTCGAACTGGACCGTGAGCGCGCCGAGATGCTCGGGGTGCCCAGCAGCCAGATCAACCAGGCCATAGAGACCTATTTCGGCTCGACCTACATCAACGACTTCAACCTGGTGGGGCGCACCTATCGGGTGACGGCCCAGGCGGACTTGTCGTATCGGGTCACGCCAGAGGACCTGGCGCGGGTCAAGGTGCGCAACGAGGCCGGCGACATGGTGCCGATCGCCAGCGTCACGCGGTTGCACGAGTCGCTGGGGGTCGAGCGCTTCCCACGTTACAACCTGTTCCCGACCGCGGAAATCAACGGCGATACCTTGCCCGGACTGGGCTCCGACTTCGCCCTGCAAACCATGGAGCGCCTGGCCGGGCAGACCCTGCCAGCGGGCATCACCTACCAGTGGACCGACCTGAGCTACCAGCAGACCACCGCCGGCAACATGGGCCTGCTGGTATTCCCGCTCTGTGTGATCTTCGTCTACCTGGTGCTGGCCGCGCAGTACGGCAGTTGGAGCCTGCCGCTGGCGATCCTGCTGATCGTGCCCATGTGTCTGCTGGCCGCCGCCGGTGGCGTGCGCCTGATGGGCCTGGACATCAACATCCTGACCCAGATCGGTTTCATCGTGCTGGTGGGGCTGGCGGCGAAAAACGCCATCCTGATCGTCGAGGTGGCGCGCCAGCAGGAACAGGACGGGCAGGGCATCGTCGATGCCGTGGTGGAGGCTTGTCGCCTGCGCCTGCGACCGATCCTGATGACCTCCCTGGCCTTCATCCTCGGTGTGCTGCCGCTGGTGCTGTCCGAGGGCGCCGGTTCGGAAATGCGCCAGGCGGTCGGTTCGGCGGTGTTCTTCGGCATGATCGGCGTGACCCTGTTCGGCCTGCTGTTCACCCCGATCTTCTATGTCCTGATCCGCCGTCTTGCCGGGGGCGAGCGGCGGTCGCAGGACTTATCCAGCGTCTCTGCTTCGGGAGTGGTCCATGAATAA
- a CDS encoding type II toxin-antitoxin system RelE/ParE family toxin, producing MNYEILQTTVFARWHTTLRDLRARIAIARRIERASAGNLGDVKNLGGGLSEMRVNMGAGYRLYFTVRGNTLIVLLLGGDKSTQPADICQARYLAKEF from the coding sequence ATGAATTACGAGATCCTGCAGACGACCGTCTTTGCCCGATGGCACACCACACTACGGGACCTGCGCGCCAGGATAGCCATCGCTCGGCGTATCGAGCGGGCTTCGGCGGGCAACCTGGGCGATGTGAAAAACCTCGGCGGCGGTCTCTCGGAAATGCGCGTGAATATGGGCGCCGGCTACCGCCTCTATTTCACGGTTCGCGGCAATACGCTGATCGTCCTGCTGCTGGGCGGCGACAAGTCCACCCAGCCTGCCGATATCTGCCAGGCCCGTTACCTGGCCAAGGAGTTCTGA
- the hglS gene encoding 2-oxoadipate dioxygenase/decarboxylase HglS produces the protein MSLQSFVSPDLIRQRFSRAMSDMYREEVPLYGALMELVAQVNAGVLDSDERIARQLRSTGEIQRLDLERHGAIRVGTATELATLGRLFAVMGMQPVGYYDLTPAGVPVHSTAFRAVHESALQVSPFRVFTSLLRLELIDNPQLRSFAESVLARRSIFTPRALALIEQAETQGGLDDRAAGEFVEQALETFRWHHSATVTAGQYQQLSAQHRLIADVVAFKGPHINHLTPRTLDIDQVQALMPAHGITPKAVIEGPPRRECPILLRQTSFKALEEAVAFTDQPDSRGSHSARFGEIEQRGAALTPKGRALYDQLLNAARDTLGDFPNEANAQRYNTLMTEHFRAFPDDHEAMREQGLAYFRYFVSEQGLAARQQADRPTNLEALIHAGHVRAEPLVYEDFLPVSAAGIFQSNLGDDAQSHYAGHSNRQAFERALGRPTIDELQLYADTQQRSLQACATALGLPAL, from the coding sequence ATGAGCCTGCAGAGCTTCGTCAGCCCAGACCTGATCCGCCAACGTTTTTCACGGGCGATGTCGGACATGTACCGCGAGGAAGTGCCGCTGTACGGTGCCCTGATGGAGCTGGTGGCCCAGGTCAACGCCGGGGTCCTGGACAGCGACGAGAGGATCGCCCGGCAGCTGCGCAGCACCGGCGAAATCCAGCGCCTGGACCTGGAGCGCCACGGCGCCATTCGCGTCGGCACCGCCACCGAACTGGCGACCCTGGGCCGCCTGTTCGCGGTGATGGGCATGCAGCCGGTGGGTTATTACGACCTCACCCCGGCCGGGGTACCGGTGCATTCCACGGCCTTTCGCGCGGTGCATGAAAGCGCCTTGCAGGTCAGCCCGTTCCGGGTCTTCACTTCGCTGCTGCGCCTGGAACTGATCGACAACCCGCAATTGCGTAGCTTCGCCGAATCGGTGCTGGCCCGCCGGAGCATTTTCACCCCGCGCGCCCTGGCCCTGATCGAACAGGCCGAAACCCAGGGCGGCCTCGACGACCGCGCCGCCGGGGAATTCGTCGAGCAGGCCCTGGAAACCTTCCGCTGGCACCACAGCGCCACGGTCACAGCCGGGCAGTACCAGCAACTGAGCGCCCAGCACCGGCTGATCGCCGACGTGGTGGCGTTCAAGGGGCCGCACATCAACCACCTGACGCCGCGCACCCTGGACATCGACCAGGTGCAAGCGCTGATGCCGGCCCACGGCATCACCCCCAAGGCGGTGATCGAAGGCCCGCCGCGCCGGGAATGCCCGATCCTCTTGCGCCAGACCAGCTTCAAGGCGCTGGAGGAAGCCGTGGCCTTCACCGACCAGCCCGACAGCCGCGGCAGCCACAGCGCGCGCTTCGGCGAGATCGAACAGCGCGGCGCCGCCCTCACCCCCAAGGGCCGGGCGCTGTACGACCAGCTGTTGAACGCCGCCCGCGACACCCTGGGGGACTTTCCCAACGAAGCCAATGCCCAGCGCTACAACACCCTGATGACCGAACACTTCCGCGCCTTTCCCGATGACCACGAGGCCATGCGCGAACAGGGCCTGGCGTACTTCCGCTACTTCGTCAGCGAACAAGGCCTGGCCGCGCGCCAACAGGCGGATCGACCGACGAACCTGGAGGCGCTGATCCACGCCGGGCATGTGCGGGCCGAGCCGCTGGTGTACGAGGACTTCCTGCCGGTCAGCGCCGCCGGGATCTTCCAGTCCAACCTGGGCGACGATGCGCAAAGCCATTACGCCGGCCACTCCAACCGGCAGGCTTTCGAGCGGGCCCTGGGGCGCCCGACCATCGATGAACTGCAGCTGTACGCCGACACCCAACAGCGCTCGCTCCAGGCATGCGCCACGGCGCTGGGCCTGCCCGCTCTCTGA